Sequence from the Candidatus Zixiibacteriota bacterium genome:
CTTGCTAAAAATGTGGTTGATGCGATCCTGCTTGTTGGGGATTTCCTTTTCCAACCCGGCATCGAGCCGTTTGGCAATCTCGCGCAGAAAGACTCCAGACTTGCAGACCGGGTCCAGAAATCGGACGTTCTTGTCACTCCAGATTTGCGGGGGGAGCAGATCGAGTAATGCGTTGGCTATCTTCGGGGGCGTGAAGACCTCGTCGCTGCTCAGGTTGGCCAGACAGGTCAGTACATCGGGATTGTAGTTAGGACTGTTGTGCATCGGCGACCTTCATGAAATGTATGAGTGGATGCTCTTTTACCGGCGTAGGGATGAAGACATCCTCTCCAAGGTCAGAAAAGAGTGGTGTGCTCTTGTATGCCTCATGATCAAGTAATCCTTGGAAGGCAAAATCACGACGTTTCAGTTTACTCCCCCTGACCAGTGACCATTCCGAAAACACAATCGGTTGTGGGTTCTTTCCCACGGTCTTAAGGGTTAGGGCATCGCCACAGATTAAGTTGCGCTCAAGGATGTATCGAACCGCCTCACGGCAATTGTTCTTGGTCCGCTTCTTGAAAAGGTCTTCATAATTCCACTCGAAAACACCGAAGAGCCTATGGCGACACTGCTGCACGTTGTCCTCAAGTATATCGATCCCGTAGATACTGGAGATAGCAAGTACGGCATTCCGTTCGTATTCAAGTTGACTCTTGCGGTATCGGTTTTCTACTACACTTAGTTTTCTTTTCAAAATCTCTGTGAGAAAGTTCCCTGTACCACAGGCAGGCTCAAGGAATCGGGAGTCAATCCGCTCTGTCTCCTGCTTGACCAGATCGAGCATGCCGTTGACTTCTCGTTGGCGAGTATAGACCTCGCCATGATCCGCGACACGTTGTTTTGAGACGACTTGCTTTTCCATATAATGGGCTTGTTTCATTGACCCGGCTTGCATCTTCCCATTGTGTAAATGAGACTGACTAATAATAGCACGATACGGCCTTGGAGGCAATCCCTATACGCGAAAAAGTAGAGTAGTCCATAGGTGAGGATAGGAGTCCCGCACCGGCAACTGTCGATGACTTCCCGTGTGATGTCCTCCGGTATGGGCATTGACCCTCTTTGCAGTGGTCGATCATACAATGTCGGGGCATGGGGCTGCGGAGTCAATGGTATGGCAAGATAGCGGTTGCCAATACGGAGTGATGAAGTTATGTTGTTTCTGGGAATAGGTTACTTTTCAACAAGAGAGGCGGACAATGATGTTTGCCGAGCTATGAGCAGAGGTACTGGAATGCCAGAGTTCATGTTGGCAACAACAGAATTCAGGAGGT
This genomic interval carries:
- a CDS encoding SAM-dependent DNA methyltransferase; translated protein: MKQAHYMEKQVVSKQRVADHGEVYTRQREVNGMLDLVKQETERIDSRFLEPACGTGNFLTEILKRKLSVVENRYRKSQLEYERNAVLAISSIYGIDILEDNVQQCRHRLFGVFEWNYEDLFKKRTKNNCREAVRYILERNLICGDALTLKTVGKNPQPIVFSEWSLVRGSKLKRRDFAFQGLLDHEAYKSTPLFSDLGEDVFIPTPVKEHPLIHFMKVADAQQS